A stretch of the Amycolatopsis sp. BJA-103 genome encodes the following:
- a CDS encoding WXG100 family type VII secretion target, whose protein sequence is MSGADTGKLGDKNKYEDNVNYKPNDFWHNPKDLITSDDTRTNGAGIINTIDQLQFAVKDNDKVMQGIAGAGLVLETLGLVIDPLGSVLAAGIGWLIEHITPFRIPLDMLLGDPEGISTAAAALGKEKDKIEGLAQTLKDEVGKLVDSWKGNAADAFKKATEDLAAGVDALGTSLESAKKTVSICGAVIGAVRGIIRDLVSGVLGGILAGAIAAVAAMPFTFGTSIGIFLGTVFATVAVALSKIGIQITKLTKAITSAAKSIKNLSKSTKGLADDAARAVDDVVPTPGGGRPGSGGGSGSGSGSGSGSGSGSGSGSGSGSGSGSGSGSGSGSGSGSGSGSGSGSGSGSGSGSGSGSGSGSNSADGSGSGSGSGSGSGSGSGSGSGSGSGSNSADGSGSGSGSGSGSGSGTDSPSGSGSGSGSGSADGSGSGSGGAGGPYRDNGDPTYNPWTDPKADNGAGSGSGSGSGSGSGSGSGSGSGSGSNSADGSGSGSGSGSGSGSGTDSGGTGGPYRDNGDPTYNPWTDPKADDGAGSGSGSGSGSGSGSNSADGSGSGSGSGSGSGSGSGSGTDSGSGSGSGSGSGTDSGSGSSSGSGSGSNSPDGSGSGSGSGSGSNSADGSGSGSGSGSGSGSGSGSGSNSADGSGSGSGSSSGSGSGTDSGSGSGSGSGSGSGSGSGGNSADGSGSGSGSGSGSGSGTDSGSGSGSGGNSADGSGSGNGSGSGGSNNADGNGGTGGTNNADGNGGTGAPAKDDKNWLFNSKEKTHDLFMDGARKYANEHPGTINQNQLDAFDKKMNEILKVMDGPAGWADNKEFTKVVDVIKHITDPNHNGYALITKGTIDMIRGAVLPGMASGGVFSDESRGNNAP, encoded by the coding sequence ATGAGCGGCGCGGACACCGGAAAACTCGGTGACAAGAACAAATACGAAGACAATGTCAATTACAAGCCCAACGATTTCTGGCACAATCCGAAAGACCTGATCACTTCCGATGACACCCGTACCAACGGCGCGGGAATCATCAACACGATCGACCAGCTGCAATTCGCCGTCAAGGACAACGACAAGGTGATGCAGGGGATCGCGGGCGCGGGCCTCGTGCTCGAGACCCTCGGCCTGGTGATCGACCCGCTCGGCAGTGTCCTCGCCGCGGGGATCGGCTGGCTCATCGAGCACATCACCCCGTTCCGGATTCCGCTCGACATGCTCCTTGGCGACCCCGAGGGCATTTCGACGGCGGCCGCCGCCCTCGGCAAGGAAAAGGACAAGATCGAGGGGCTGGCCCAGACCCTTAAGGACGAAGTCGGCAAACTCGTCGACTCCTGGAAGGGCAACGCCGCGGACGCCTTCAAAAAGGCCACCGAGGACCTCGCCGCGGGCGTGGACGCGCTGGGCACGTCCCTTGAGTCCGCGAAGAAGACCGTGTCGATCTGCGGTGCCGTCATCGGCGCCGTCCGAGGGATCATCCGCGACCTCGTCTCCGGCGTGCTCGGCGGCATCCTCGCGGGCGCGATCGCCGCGGTCGCGGCCATGCCGTTCACGTTCGGCACCTCGATCGGCATCTTCCTCGGCACCGTCTTCGCGACGGTCGCCGTGGCGCTGTCCAAGATCGGTATCCAGATCACGAAGCTGACCAAGGCCATCACGTCGGCGGCGAAGTCGATCAAGAACCTTTCGAAGAGCACCAAGGGTTTGGCCGACGACGCCGCCAGGGCGGTGGACGACGTCGTGCCCACGCCTGGTGGCGGACGGCCGGGCAGCGGTGGTGGTTCCGGTTCGGGCAGCGGCAGCGGCTCGGGCAGCGGTTCCGGCAGTGGCTCTGGCTCTGGCTCTGGCTCTGGCTCTGGCTCTGGCTCTGGCTCTGGCTCTGGCTCTGGCTCTGGAAGCGGAAGCGGTTCGGGCAGCGGCTCCGGTTCGGGATCCGGTAGCGGCTCGGGTAGTGGCTCCGGTTCCGGCAGCAACAGCGCCGACGGCTCCGGCAGCGGCAGCGGTTCTGGCTCCGGTAGCGGCTCGGGCTCCGGCAGCGGTAGCGGCTCCGGATCGGGAAGCAACAGCGCCGACGGCAGCGGCTCGGGCTCCGGATCGGGCAGCGGTTCAGGCTCCGGGACCGACAGCCCCTCGGGCAGCGGTAGCGGCTCGGGCAGCGGTAGCGCCGACGGCTCCGGCTCCGGCAGCGGTGGCGCTGGCGGTCCGTACCGCGACAACGGCGACCCCACCTACAACCCCTGGACAGACCCCAAAGCCGACAACGGCGCAGGCAGCGGCTCGGGCTCCGGTAGCGGCTCCGGCTCGGGCAGTGGCAGCGGCTCGGGCAGCGGTTCCGGCAGCAACAGCGCCGACGGCTCAGGTTCTGGCAGCGGCTCGGGGTCCGGTAGTGGCTCCGGGACCGACAGCGGTGGCACCGGTGGCCCGTACCGCGACAACGGCGACCCCACCTACAACCCCTGGACAGACCCCAAAGCCGACGACGGCGCAGGCAGCGGCTCCGGCAGCGGCAGCGGCTCCGGATCGGGCAGCAACAGCGCCGACGGCTCCGGCAGCGGTTCCGGGTCGGGTAGCGGCTCGGGCAGCGGTTCAGGCTCCGGTACTGACAGCGGTTCCGGGTCCGGTTCGGGCAGCGGTTCGGGCACCGACTCGGGCTCGGGTAGCAGTTCCGGCAGTGGCTCCGGCAGCAACAGCCCGGACGGCTCAGGTTCTGGCTCTGGCTCTGGCTCCGGCAGCAACAGCGCCGATGGCTCAGGTTCCGGCAGCGGCTCGGGATCGGGCAGCGGTAGTGGCTCCGGATCGGGAAGCAACAGCGCCGACGGCTCCGGCAGCGGTTCCGGGTCCAGTAGCGGTTCAGGCTCGGGTACTGACAGCGGCTCTGGCTCGGGCAGTGGTTCCGGCAGCGGCAGTGGCAGTGGCTCGGGCGGCAACAGCGCCGACGGCAGTGGTAGCGGCTCTGGCTCGGGCAGCGGTTCGGGCTCCGGTACCGACAGCGGGTCCGGTTCTGGCTCCGGCGGCAACAGCGCCGACGGCTCCGGTTCGGGCAATGGCTCGGGATCGGGCGGGAGCAATAACGCCGACGGCAACGGCGGCACTGGCGGCACCAACAACGCCGACGGCAACGGCGGAACCGGGGCTCCGGCCAAGGACGACAAGAACTGGTTGTTCAACAGCAAGGAAAAGACTCACGATCTGTTCATGGACGGCGCGCGGAAGTACGCGAACGAGCACCCTGGCACGATCAACCAGAACCAGCTCGATGCCTTCGACAAGAAGATGAATGAGATCCTGAAGGTCATGGACGGGCCGGCGGGGTGGGCCGACAACAAGGAGTTCACCAAGGTCGTCGACGTCATCAAGCACATCACCGATCCGAACCACAACGGTTATGCGCTGATCACGAAGGGCACGATCGACATGATCCGCGGAGCGGTGCTCCCCGGTATGGCCTCCGGAGGAGTCTTCTCCGACGAGTCACGCGGGAACAACGCTCCCTGA
- a CDS encoding DUF7927 domain-containing protein, translated as MAALLFGALVPTGAAQAATWPVQGENDPSTFDCDHLYYSNFRSGMQFRTGASGDAEIQNTVISKRAGAAPPDYWSTNMALGKDPDTGRVAAFYSSYTTGNLTLYKHVSGTNTVTDEIAGGAPRKLPAGVNWGGLGADPATGMLYGAQNGGAPVLFAMDLAGGETKTFSRGSTLKPVPANDPVFAGGSLVPDLFVDSSGGVYYGIVYGGQSYVYRFDPDTGETTQAVKVTGPGSSNGFNNYGMAFLNGSIYLGYYGGALYKVDPRTGVSQQVPGGNAHSNQVGRITSESGGTWPITDLASCSIAPDLTKRIVVAKKADKADAKPGEKVTYTVTVANEGTAAAPGTVVTDDLSGVVDDAAYNDDAKALSGGSELAKPQYDAAGKRLTWTGEIPAGATVTITYSVTVNSPPGGDKKLENVVTVPGSNCAEGGKDPDCAALVTVATLKIVKTSAPKKPMPGQKVTYTVKLTNDGTADWTDATAVDDLSDVLDDAAYNGDATATGGIVTYLEGDSTLRWAGTVGKGGTVTITYSVTVANPPGGNKRLTNAVVGPDGSTCPEGGTDPDCGTDEPISGLVITKSAAPATAKPGDVVTYTLTARTLDGSAAAGVTLTDDLSGVVDDATYNGDAAATADGVPTPAQPGYDSATTTLTWTGDVPAGKTVTITYSVKVGTPPGGDKVLRNAVTGPDGSSCPPGSTDPACGTVTPIGALEIKKTASPASAMPGDKVTYTVKVSNVGPAAYPGALFTDDLTGVLDDAAYNGDASATSGAATFDEPGRKLTWTGDVAAGSTVTVTYSVTVGKPPAGDRRLTNVVVGPDGSTCPDGGGDPDCATETPIGVLVLAKTAAPATAKPGQVVTYTVTASNPGTGVYRGARFTDDLSGALDDATYNQDARATAGTVTYAEPKLTWTADLPAGTTVTITYSVTVNKPPAGDRTLRNSVTGTEDSTCPPGSTDPDCSTVTPVAALRVVKTAAPATPRPGERVTYTVRVQNTGTAAYPGARITDDLTGVLDDATYNDNAAATGGTTGYEAPVVTWTGDVASGATVTITYSVTVNSPPGGDKKLSNAVTGTPDGNCPPGSADPDCGTVTPVPSLKIRKTATPQEVKTGDTITYTVTVENVGAATDPAASFTDDLTGVLDDATYNGDAKADKGTVTVAVVKPSLTWTGSLAPGDKATVTYSVVVTNKGDKRLVNVVTGTGSNCEEGSEDPDCRNELPTPALRITKSAAPAVAAPGGKVTYTVVVRNIGQAPYPGAAFADDLTKVLDDATYNDDARATAGTVAYKAPKLTWTGTVAPGAAATITYSVTVAKPLRGDHFLDNAVTGDEGTNCPPSEQADPACSTRTPVLSMVIAKTASPVSDVAPGGKVTYMLSITNTGTGIYDDAAVTDDLAGVLSGATYNGDAKATSGSVALSGKLLRWHGKLAVGQKVVVTYSVTAGSGKLRNAVTSTTPGANCLTPAEPGCSTETPVTPGEPPVDPPVDPAPPVAPPGPLASTGSHTSDLLALAFAAMLAGAWMLWFARRRVRR; from the coding sequence GTGGCGGCCCTCCTCTTCGGCGCGCTGGTCCCGACAGGGGCGGCGCAGGCGGCGACGTGGCCGGTGCAGGGCGAGAACGATCCGTCGACGTTCGACTGCGATCACCTGTACTACAGCAACTTCCGGTCCGGTATGCAGTTCCGCACCGGCGCCTCGGGCGACGCGGAGATCCAGAACACGGTGATCAGCAAGCGGGCGGGCGCGGCCCCGCCGGACTACTGGTCGACGAACATGGCGCTGGGCAAGGATCCGGACACCGGCCGGGTGGCGGCGTTCTACTCCAGCTACACCACCGGGAATCTCACGCTCTACAAGCATGTGTCGGGAACGAACACGGTCACCGACGAGATCGCCGGGGGAGCGCCCCGCAAGCTTCCCGCCGGGGTCAACTGGGGCGGGCTCGGCGCCGATCCCGCCACCGGGATGCTTTACGGCGCGCAGAACGGCGGGGCGCCGGTGCTGTTCGCGATGGATCTCGCCGGCGGCGAGACGAAGACCTTCTCCCGGGGATCCACGCTGAAGCCCGTTCCGGCGAACGACCCCGTGTTCGCCGGGGGATCGCTCGTGCCCGACCTGTTCGTCGATTCCTCCGGCGGCGTGTACTACGGGATCGTCTACGGCGGGCAGAGCTACGTCTACCGGTTCGATCCCGACACCGGCGAGACCACCCAGGCGGTGAAGGTCACCGGACCCGGCTCGTCCAACGGCTTCAACAACTACGGCATGGCCTTCCTGAACGGCTCGATCTATCTCGGCTACTACGGCGGCGCGCTGTACAAGGTCGATCCGCGCACCGGCGTGTCCCAGCAGGTCCCCGGCGGCAACGCGCACTCCAACCAGGTCGGCCGGATCACCTCCGAATCCGGCGGGACCTGGCCCATCACCGACCTGGCCAGCTGCTCGATCGCCCCGGATCTGACGAAACGGATCGTGGTCGCCAAGAAGGCGGACAAGGCCGACGCGAAACCGGGCGAAAAGGTCACCTACACCGTCACCGTCGCCAACGAGGGAACGGCGGCGGCACCCGGGACGGTCGTCACCGACGACCTGTCGGGCGTGGTGGACGACGCCGCGTACAACGACGACGCGAAAGCCCTTTCCGGCGGCTCCGAGCTGGCGAAACCCCAGTACGACGCCGCGGGAAAGCGCCTGACCTGGACCGGTGAGATCCCGGCCGGCGCGACCGTGACGATCACCTATTCCGTCACCGTGAACAGCCCGCCGGGCGGCGACAAGAAGCTCGAGAACGTCGTGACCGTGCCGGGCAGCAACTGCGCCGAGGGCGGGAAGGACCCGGACTGCGCCGCGCTCGTCACCGTGGCGACGTTGAAGATCGTCAAGACCAGCGCGCCGAAGAAGCCCATGCCGGGCCAGAAGGTCACCTACACGGTCAAGCTCACCAATGACGGCACGGCCGACTGGACGGACGCCACCGCCGTCGACGATCTGTCCGATGTGCTCGACGACGCGGCGTACAACGGCGACGCCACCGCGACCGGCGGCATCGTGACCTATCTGGAGGGTGACAGCACCCTGCGCTGGGCCGGAACCGTCGGGAAGGGCGGCACCGTCACGATCACCTATTCGGTGACGGTGGCGAACCCGCCGGGCGGGAACAAGCGGCTGACCAACGCGGTCGTCGGCCCGGACGGCTCCACCTGCCCCGAAGGCGGCACGGATCCGGACTGCGGCACGGACGAGCCGATCAGCGGACTCGTGATCACGAAATCGGCCGCTCCGGCCACGGCCAAACCCGGCGACGTCGTGACCTACACCTTGACCGCGCGGACCCTCGACGGTTCGGCCGCAGCCGGTGTCACGCTCACCGACGATCTGTCGGGCGTCGTCGACGACGCCACCTACAACGGTGATGCCGCCGCCACCGCCGACGGGGTGCCCACCCCGGCGCAACCTGGCTACGACAGCGCGACCACGACGTTGACGTGGACCGGCGACGTCCCCGCCGGGAAGACCGTCACCATCACCTATTCGGTGAAGGTCGGCACGCCACCGGGCGGGGACAAAGTGTTGCGCAACGCGGTCACCGGTCCGGACGGCTCGTCGTGCCCGCCGGGAAGCACGGACCCGGCCTGCGGCACGGTGACCCCGATCGGCGCACTGGAGATCAAGAAGACGGCGAGCCCGGCCTCGGCCATGCCCGGCGACAAGGTCACCTACACCGTGAAGGTCAGCAACGTCGGTCCGGCGGCGTACCCGGGTGCCTTGTTCACCGACGACTTGACCGGCGTCCTCGACGACGCCGCCTACAACGGTGACGCCTCCGCCACCTCGGGTGCGGCCACGTTCGACGAGCCGGGCCGGAAACTCACCTGGACCGGTGACGTCGCCGCGGGGAGCACGGTCACGGTCACCTACTCGGTCACCGTCGGCAAACCGCCCGCCGGGGACCGCAGGCTGACCAACGTCGTCGTCGGACCGGACGGCTCCACCTGCCCGGACGGCGGAGGGGATCCCGACTGCGCGACCGAAACCCCGATCGGGGTCCTGGTGCTGGCGAAGACCGCGGCACCGGCGACCGCGAAGCCGGGTCAGGTCGTCACCTACACCGTGACCGCGAGCAATCCCGGAACCGGCGTCTATCGCGGCGCCCGGTTCACCGACGATCTGAGCGGGGCCCTGGACGACGCGACCTACAACCAGGACGCGCGGGCCACCGCGGGCACCGTGACGTACGCGGAGCCGAAGCTGACCTGGACGGCGGACCTTCCGGCGGGCACCACGGTGACCATCACCTATTCGGTGACCGTGAACAAACCGCCCGCCGGGGACCGGACGCTGCGCAACTCCGTGACCGGCACCGAAGACTCGACCTGCCCGCCCGGCTCGACGGACCCGGACTGCTCCACCGTCACCCCGGTCGCGGCCCTGCGGGTCGTCAAGACCGCCGCCCCCGCCACGCCCCGGCCCGGCGAGCGGGTCACCTACACGGTGCGCGTCCAGAACACCGGCACCGCGGCCTACCCGGGAGCCCGGATCACCGACGACCTGACCGGGGTCCTCGACGACGCGACCTACAACGACAACGCCGCGGCGACCGGCGGCACCACCGGCTACGAGGCCCCGGTGGTGACCTGGACCGGCGATGTCGCCTCCGGTGCCACCGTGACCATCACCTATTCGGTCACCGTGAACAGCCCGCCCGGCGGCGACAAGAAGCTCTCCAACGCCGTCACCGGCACCCCGGACGGCAACTGCCCGCCGGGTTCGGCGGATCCGGACTGCGGGACGGTCACGCCGGTGCCGTCGCTGAAGATCCGCAAGACGGCCACCCCGCAGGAGGTCAAGACCGGCGACACGATCACCTACACCGTCACCGTCGAAAACGTCGGCGCGGCAACGGATCCCGCCGCGTCGTTCACCGACGACCTCACCGGTGTGCTGGACGACGCCACCTACAACGGTGACGCGAAGGCGGACAAGGGCACGGTGACCGTCGCCGTCGTGAAGCCGTCCCTGACCTGGACCGGTTCTCTCGCCCCTGGCGACAAGGCCACCGTCACCTATTCCGTCGTCGTGACCAACAAGGGCGACAAACGCCTGGTCAACGTGGTCACCGGCACGGGCTCCAACTGCGAAGAGGGCTCCGAAGACCCCGACTGCCGCAACGAACTGCCCACCCCCGCGTTGCGCATCACGAAGTCGGCCGCCCCGGCGGTGGCCGCACCGGGTGGCAAGGTCACGTACACGGTGGTCGTGCGCAACATCGGTCAGGCGCCGTATCCCGGCGCCGCTTTCGCCGACGACCTGACCAAGGTCCTCGACGACGCGACCTACAACGACGACGCGCGGGCCACGGCGGGCACCGTGGCGTACAAGGCGCCGAAGCTGACCTGGACGGGCACGGTCGCGCCCGGCGCCGCGGCGACCATCACCTACTCGGTCACCGTGGCGAAACCCTTGCGCGGAGACCACTTCCTGGACAACGCCGTCACGGGCGACGAAGGGACCAACTGCCCGCCGTCAGAACAGGCGGACCCTGCCTGTTCCACCCGTACCCCGGTGCTGTCGATGGTCATCGCCAAGACGGCGTCGCCGGTTTCTGACGTCGCGCCGGGCGGCAAGGTCACGTACATGCTCTCGATCACCAACACCGGCACCGGCATCTATGACGACGCCGCCGTGACCGACGACCTGGCCGGAGTCCTCAGTGGAGCGACGTACAACGGTGACGCGAAGGCGACGAGCGGATCGGTCGCGCTGAGCGGAAAACTGCTCCGCTGGCACGGCAAACTCGCAGTCGGACAGAAGGTCGTCGTGACGTACTCGGTCACGGCCGGTTCGGGGAAGCTGCGCAACGCGGTCACCTCCACCACCCCCGGCGCGAACTGCCTCACCCCGGCCGAACCCGGCTGCTCGACCGAAACACCGGTCACCCCAGGCGAGCCACCGGTCGATCCGCCTGTTGATCCGGCCCCGCCGGTCGCCCCGCCCGGCCCGTTGGCTTCCACCGGTTCGCACACCAGTGATCTGCTTGCGCTGGCCTTCGCCGCGATGCTGGCAGGCGCCTGGATGCTGTGGTTCGCGCGCCGCCGGGTTCGCCGCTGA
- a CDS encoding RidA family protein yields MTERVNISSGGDFERIFGYSRAVRVGEHIHVSGTTAREPFRSGDAYEQASAVLSIIETALREAGSSLAAVVRTVTYVTDIKDADLVARAHREAFGDVLPAATMVEVSALLDPKMKVEIEAYAIEK; encoded by the coding sequence ATGACTGAGCGGGTGAACATCTCCTCCGGTGGGGACTTCGAGCGGATTTTCGGCTACAGCCGGGCGGTACGCGTCGGCGAGCACATCCACGTTTCCGGTACGACGGCGCGTGAGCCGTTCCGGTCGGGCGACGCGTACGAGCAGGCGTCGGCCGTGCTTTCGATCATCGAGACCGCGCTGCGGGAGGCCGGTTCGAGTCTCGCCGCGGTGGTGCGCACGGTCACCTACGTGACCGACATCAAGGACGCCGACCTGGTGGCGCGGGCCCACCGCGAGGCCTTCGGCGACGTACTGCCCGCGGCCACCATGGTCGAGGTCTCGGCGTTGCTCGACCCGAAGATGAAGGTCGAGATCGAGGCCTACGCCATCGAGAAGTAA